In Pyrodictium occultum, the genomic window GATGCTGGAGGAGGTGGGCGGCACCAGGGCCCTGGTACTCCTAAGCCACACGAACCCGGAGAAAAGATACGTCTACGAGCCCCGGCGACGCCGGGGCTAGTCCTCCCCGCCCACGCTGTCGATGTGGAGCAGTAGGGGCCTCCTCAGCGGGTTCATAAGCCCGGCCACGTAGAACTCGCGGCGCCCCAGCATCGCCAGGCTCGCCTCGGTGACCCTGCCCAGGTCTAGGTAGCCCGCCAGCTCCTGCAGGTCGCCCGTCGACTGGAGCTTCGAGAAGAACACTGTGCCCAGGTTGCTTCGAACCCCGGGCCTTATGTCCCTCGCCACGCGCTGGCTAGCCACTATGACGAAGTAGCGCCACTTCCTCCCCTCCCTGGCTATAGTCTCCAGGGAGCGGCCTGCCTCGCCGCAGTACTCGCAGGCATAGTTCTGCGCCTCGTCCACGACGAGGCCCAGGTTTACCTCCTTCCTCTCCCCGGCTATCTTCTCCCACGCCGCCTCGGCTATTGAGGCTACGATCCCCCTCTTAACCTCTATGTCCTGCTCGTCGCTCATATCCACTATGACTAGGCGGTCCCGGAGAGCCATGTCGACTATATCGGAGGGCTCCCGGAGCCGGCTCCGCAGGCCTTCGAACAGCCTCTCCGGCACGGTGAGGCGGACCAGGAGCCGGAGCTTCACTGCGCTCGAGGCGCGCATGTTGAGGTGGTGCACCACGTTGTTCAGCAACTCTAGGAATTCTTCCCTGGCGCTCTTCCGCTCATCCTCGTCCGCCCTGGGGCCTCTGGTGTAGCGTGCCAGGCCCTTCCTCCCCTGGCCCAGGATCTCGCTGCACTCCTCGCTCTGGTACCGCTCGCCTCCCCCGTTCTCACTATAGACCTTCATAGCGTAGCATAGTGACGCTATCTCCACCGCGTCACGCTGCTGGTGCTGGACCCCCGTGAGCCTTGCTATTATTGATGCAAATATCTGGGGCTCTATCCTTATCTCGGAGGACTTCACCACCGTGGCGCCTAGCTCGCCGGCGTAGGGCGTGTAGTCGACCCCGCTGTGGTCGAACACTATCAGTCTGTAGCCCTTCCCAACAATCTCTCTTATTAGGCGGAGGATCAGCCTGCTCTTCCCGGTACCGGTCGCCCCGAAGACG contains:
- a CDS encoding ATP-binding protein; this translates as MPIPLPRVAEEVGIVLSGASASIAPIVLRRDRELRVLEEDLVLLADPRLEGYYMLGVVRWITRYEPFLRRSVHNMYVEHPDALDTETVMPFSNAYVEIYAGICDGGPVCNGSHRAVNNVYAPTPGSKVFKLTDAEPLTSYLTVSDPITVGVHRYSRWRIPLDSAWLNYHVGVFGATGTGKSRLILRLIREIVGKGYRLIVFDHSGVDYTPYAGELGATVVKSSEIRIEPQIFASIIARLTGVQHQQRDAVEIASLCYAMKVYSENGGGERYQSEECSEILGQGRKGLARYTRGPRADEDERKSAREEFLELLNNVVHHLNMRASSAVKLRLLVRLTVPERLFEGLRSRLREPSDIVDMALRDRLVIVDMSDEQDIEVKRGIVASIAEAAWEKIAGERKEVNLGLVVDEAQNYACEYCGEAGRSLETIAREGRKWRYFVIVASQRVARDIRPGVRSNLGTVFFSKLQSTGDLQELAGYLDLGRVTEASLAMLGRREFYVAGLMNPLRRPLLLHIDSVGGED